The region CGCACGTGGCTGTGGATCGGCGTCGGGGCCGTGGTGCTGGTCGCCCTCGTAGCTCTGCTCATCACGCAGTCGGGTGGGGGTTCAGGCGGCGGCATCTACTGAGGTCGCTCGCGTCGCGATCCGGGACCAGTTCGCGGGTTCCGGATCGCTGTCGAGCTCTAGAGTGACAAGATCGCTGTCGCCGACGTACCGCCGAAAGGTTTCGATCGGAGCCGGCGGTCGGATTCGAACCGACGACCTGCTGTTTACAAGACAGCTGCTCTGCCCCTGAGCTACGCCGGCCGGCTCTCCGAGTCTACGGTTCGGTCGCGCGCCTCGACGGCAGCACCCAGCCGTATAAGACGGCTGCGAGCGAAGCGGACGCGTTCAACGAGCCGACGCGCCCGAGCATCGGCAACGAGACGAGCACGTCGCACGACTCGCGCGTCAGCCTGGCCAGGCCGGTTCCCTCTGAACCGATCACGACGGCGAGCCGGCCGTCCGGCGGCGGCGCGTCGAGCACGCTCGCGGCGGCGCGCTCGTCGAGCCCGACGATCGTGAACCCGAGGTCCTTGAGCCGTTCGATCGCGCGAGCGATGTTCGCCACGCGCGCGTGCGGCAGATGCAAGAGCGCGCCCGCCGAGGCGCGGATCGCCGCCGACGTGACATCAGCTGAGCGCCTGGTCCTCGTGACGAGCATCGCCGATCCGGCGGCCTCCGCGGATCTCGCCGCCGCGCCGAGGTTCTGTGGGTCCTC is a window of Actinomycetota bacterium DNA encoding:
- the rlmB gene encoding 23S rRNA (guanosine(2251)-2'-O)-methyltransferase RlmB, which translates into the protein MTGRRAVLEAVRAGVTNQVLVAREARSSPALRDVVDAAAAARVAVRDVSRDELDGFSDDHRGVAARVRPPRTLGERELAEYRFADGAVVVVLDGIEDPQNLGAAARSAEAAGSAMLVTRTRRSADVTSAAIRASAGALLHLPHARVANIARAIERLKDLGFTIVGLDERAAASVLDAPPPDGRLAVVIGSEGTGLARLTRESCDVLVSLPMLGRVGSLNASASLAAVLYGWVLPSRRATEP